Genomic window (Verrucomicrobiota bacterium):
ACGGTGGCACGGTTGCGGACGGAACGTGGCACCGGCTGGCGGTAGTGGTGGACAGTGCCGCCGGCACCCTCACAAGCTTCATCAATGGCACTCCGGTTCAGCAGGTTGGTGGTCCTACGGTGGATGGCCGATGGGCGATGGGGCCGACCGTGTTGCTCTTCGCAGATGATGATTTGGAAAATGCCGCCGGTTTCGTGAACAGCGTCCAACTCCGGGCCGAGGCAATGACAACCAACGAGATCGCGGCGCTGGGCGGAGCGACCGCCACAGGCATTCCGATGCCGGGCGCGACCAATCCACTCTTCGGTCAGGTGCTGCAAACCAACGGCGGCTTTGAGACGTTGTTCGCCAACTGGCAAACCATCGCCGGCAGTCCGCTTGCGCTGACGAGCGCCGGGAGCAAAGGTTCGCCTCACGGCGGCGCCTACTTCTTCCACGGCGGCATCAACACACCCGCCAGCAATACCGTCGTCCGTCAAGACATTGACCTCCTCGCCGCCGGTTTTACGACCAACGACCTGGACACCGGCGCCGCGCTCGACTCCCTGGCCTGGTTGCGGAATTTTTACGGCGTGAACACGTTCGACGACCAGGTGTTTTATCGCGTCGGCTATCTTGACGCCGCCGACCAGGAATTGTCCGCCGTGCGTTGTATCGTCGCCGGCAACAGTGTCTGGTTGCAACGCAACCTCTACGGTCTGTTGCCGGCGGGCACCCGCAAACTGCGCGTTGAAATCATCGGCCAGCATCGTCGCGACGCCGACAACGACAGCATGGCGGACGACCTCATCGTGAAATTGCAGCAGCCATTCCCGCTGCCCACACCGAACATCAGCAAGTTGCCGATGCTGCAGGACGTGCGCCCCAACGCCATGACGTTGATCTGGGAAACCGACGGCAACCTCGCGCGACATTATGTGGACTGGGGCCGCAGCAACATCACCGAGCACACGCTTGGTCGGATCGAGACGTTACAAATCGACGCCACTCACTTTGTCCATCGCGCGACCATTCCGGGTTTGGAAACCGAGACGAGTTACGTTTATCGCGTCCGCAGCGGCACGAACGCCACGGCCACTTACACTTTCTTTACTGCGCCCAAACGCTCCAGTCTGTTCATCACCGCGTGGTGGGGCGATAATCACGGCGGTACGGTCACGCTTGCGACGCATGTGACCAATCTTTTGTCCCACGCACCCAACCTGATTTGCGTGGCCGGCGACACGGTGAACAGCGGCAACTCGCTTTCCGAATGGCACAACTTCTGGTTCAAACCGCTGGAAACTCTCAACGCCGCGCAGACCACGCCGGTAATCTTCGCTCGCGGCAATCACGACGGCGAACACGCTCTCGCTTACGCCTACAGCGCGTTGCCCGGCAACGAGGCTTGGTTCGCCTTCGACTATGGCAACAGCCGGTTCATTTTTCTCGACAGCGAAATCAACACCAGCGGTTCACCCGAACAATACAATTGGCTGCAAGCCGAGCTGAGCCGACCGGAAACCCAGACCGCGGCCTTCCGTATTGTTTGCTTTCATAAGCCACCTTACGCCGACCTCTGGAACGGCGGCGGGTACACTGGCGAAACCTTTGTGCGCAACGACTGGGTGCCGCTCTTCACGCAGAAAAACGTGGACATCGTTATTTGCGGCCACATGCACGCCTACCAACGCGGCGCCACCAACGGGGTCATGTACATCGTCAGTGGGGGCGGAGGCGGCGCGCTTGACACCGAGCGCGTTGCGTTCTGGCCGTTCGTGCAAGTCGAATACAGCCAGTACCATTTTGACATAATGGAAGTCAATGGACAGACGCTCTCGTGGGAAACCTTCAACAACAGCAATCAACTGCTCGACATGTTCACGCTCCAAAGCCGCGTGCCGGTTGTCGCCTGGCAGAATGCGGCGGGGGCGGCTGGCCAATTACAGTTGACCGTTTCGGGCAAGCCCGGAATTAGTTATGTGCTGGAAAGCTCAAGCAACCTGTTGCACTGGGCCGCCTTTGCCACCAACACCATTGCCGCCAGTGGCCCGCCGATGTTCACCAATTCGATTGGGGTCGATGTCTTCCCTCGCTTCATCCGCGCGCGGACGAGCCAGTAGGGCAAAGTCAAGCGACCCTTCTGGACGACAAACGCCGCGAGTAAACCCTGGAGCCATGCCGGGCAATGAAATTCGCCATTGACCACTGGTTTACGGCGTAGAATATCGGCGTGAGTTCAAACCGCGATGACAACCAGGCGGCAGGGACAAATATTTTTCCATGACTGAAAAAGGGCAGAGCAAACCGAAGGCGCTGCGAAGTTTGTGCGACGAAATCCTCGCGCAGGAGGCCACGTTGCGCGAGGGTGGCGGGCTTTCCGGACAGGAACGGCAGCGCAAGCTGGGCCGTTTACCGGTGCGTGAACGATTGACACGTCTCTTGGATGACAAGTCGCCGTTTCTCGAACTGAGTCTGTGGGCGGGCCATCGAATGTATCCGGATTGGGGCGAGATTCCAGCGGCTGGAGTGGTGACGGGCATTGGTCGCGTCTGCAAGCGGCCGTGCATGATCATCGCCAATGATGCCACCGTGAAGGCGGGCGCTTTTTTTCCGGCGACAGCCAAGAAAGTTCTGCGCGCCCAACGCATCGCTTTGGAAAATTCGTTGCCGGTGATTTATCTGGTCGATTCCGCCGGCGTGTTTCTGCCGTTGCAGGATGAAGTGTTTCCCGATGAAGACGATTTCGGTCGAATCTTCCGCAACAACGCTGTGTTGAGCGCGCGCGGCGTTCCGCAGTTGGCGGCCATCATGGGAAATTGTATCGCAGGCGGCGCGTATCTGCCGGTGTTGTGCGACAAAATTCTCATGACCAAGGGGAGCGGGCTTTATCTGGCAGGACCGGCGCTGGTCAAGGCGGCGATCGGCCAGGAAGTCGATGCCGAACACTTGGGCGGTTCGGAAATGCACGCGGAAATCAGCGGGACGATTGACTTTCAAGAAGCGGATGACGAGGCGTGCCTTACGCGACTGCGTTCGCTCATCGACCTCTTGCCGGCAGAACCGGAACGCAAAGTTGACGAAACTGGCACGGAACGGAATCCCGAGTCGGTTTATGATCTGGTGAGCATTGATGGCCGCGCGGAATACGATCTTCG
Coding sequences:
- a CDS encoding acyl-CoA carboxylase subunit beta encodes the protein MTEKGQSKPKALRSLCDEILAQEATLREGGGLSGQERQRKLGRLPVRERLTRLLDDKSPFLELSLWAGHRMYPDWGEIPAAGVVTGIGRVCKRPCMIIANDATVKAGAFFPATAKKVLRAQRIALENSLPVIYLVDSAGVFLPLQDEVFPDEDDFGRIFRNNAVLSARGVPQLAAIMGNCIAGGAYLPVLCDKILMTKGSGLYLAGPALVKAAIGQEVDAEHLGGSEMHAEISGTIDFQEADDEACLTRLRSLIDLLPAEPERKVDETGTERNPESVYDLVSIDGRAEYDLRDLLACVVDRGSMQEYKAEYGQTLVTVYAKIGGQAVGIVGNQRKRCHSKTKGIQIGGVIYSDSADKAARFIMDCNQTGLPIVFFQDVQGFMVGRDAEQSGIIRSGAKLVNVVSNSVVPKITVITGGSFGAGNYALCGKAFDPRFIFAWPNARYAVMGGEQASDTLFTILQRNMQSKENTLTPEELNQLRETVKNNYKQQTDIRYGAARGWVDAIIPPRATREVLLTTLALVTRKPVQNNFKTGVLQV
- a CDS encoding metallophosphoesterase — translated: MKKSTAALVLIATFLSASPLFGAIAQYDFNGNLNSSTSGVVLTTGFAAPATNAVVVFTNMTINGNTAQVASFTRGTYFTMSHGLGANGGGSKLNQYTLILDVMFPSRPSGWAVLYQTTPQNTNDGEWFINPSQGLGISSVYGGTVADGTWHRLAVVVDSAAGTLTSFINGTPVQQVGGPTVDGRWAMGPTVLLFADDDLENAAGFVNSVQLRAEAMTTNEIAALGGATATGIPMPGATNPLFGQVLQTNGGFETLFANWQTIAGSPLALTSAGSKGSPHGGAYFFHGGINTPASNTVVRQDIDLLAAGFTTNDLDTGAALDSLAWLRNFYGVNTFDDQVFYRVGYLDAADQELSAVRCIVAGNSVWLQRNLYGLLPAGTRKLRVEIIGQHRRDADNDSMADDLIVKLQQPFPLPTPNISKLPMLQDVRPNAMTLIWETDGNLARHYVDWGRSNITEHTLGRIETLQIDATHFVHRATIPGLETETSYVYRVRSGTNATATYTFFTAPKRSSLFITAWWGDNHGGTVTLATHVTNLLSHAPNLICVAGDTVNSGNSLSEWHNFWFKPLETLNAAQTTPVIFARGNHDGEHALAYAYSALPGNEAWFAFDYGNSRFIFLDSEINTSGSPEQYNWLQAELSRPETQTAAFRIVCFHKPPYADLWNGGGYTGETFVRNDWVPLFTQKNVDIVICGHMHAYQRGATNGVMYIVSGGGGGALDTERVAFWPFVQVEYSQYHFDIMEVNGQTLSWETFNNSNQLLDMFTLQSRVPVVAWQNAAGAAGQLQLTVSGKPGISYVLESSSNLLHWAAFATNTIAASGPPMFTNSIGVDVFPRFIRARTSQ